In the genome of Labeo rohita strain BAU-BD-2019 chromosome 24, IGBB_LRoh.1.0, whole genome shotgun sequence, one region contains:
- the rmc1 gene encoding regulator of MON1-CCZ1 complex encodes MSDEYYLELSENPVLFENASSVNNVFFDEANKQVFAVRSGGATGVVVKGPDDKSSVAFRMDDKGEVKCIKFSLGNKILAVQRTTKSVDFMNFIPDYPHLEFSHECKTKNANILGFCWTNWNEIVFVTDQGIEFYQVLPDKRTLKLLKSQSINVNWYMYCPETAVLLLSTTVQGNVLQPFAFKTATMSKMSKFEIELPAVPKPAKLSLSERDIAVATIYDQLYVMYLKHHSRTTNSPGAEVVLYHLPREGTCRKTHVLKLNTTGKFALNVVDNLVVVHHQSTQTSLIYDIKLRELDGALNVHQPVLPARSINPYKIPHSGPAAAPSQVPVPCELYSSSWSVFQPDIIISASEGYLWYLQVKLQPTLNLLQDKGKLMDFLLRRRDCKMVILSVCSQMLTGGDKGNLSVVATVFDKLNQVYKEYLDAEQAYTAAMESGPSRSSTSYKRPVRTQAVVDQSDMYTHVLSDFTEKKGVKHKFIIAVLMEYIRSLNQFQIPVQHYLYELVIKTLVQHNLFYMLHQFLQYHVLSDSKPLACLLLSLESTYPPAHQLSLDMLKRLSTANDEIVEVLLSKQQVLGALRFIRSVGAHDNVSARKFLDAARQTNDTMLFYTIFRFFEQRNMRLRGNPGFNQGEHCEEHVAYFKQVFGDNALMKQATA; translated from the exons ATGAGTGACGAATATTATTTAGAGCTCAGTGAAAACCCTGTGCTGTTTGAGAACGCATCGAGCGTCAACAATGTGTTTTTCGACGAGGCGAATAAACAG GTGTTTGCGGTACGATCTGGTGGGGCCACAGGTGTTGTGGTTAAAGGACCAGATGACAAGAGCTCGGTGGCTTTCAG AATGGATGACAAAGGGGAGGTGAAGTGTATTAAGTTCTCACTGGGGAACAAAATTTTAGCTGTGCAGCGCACTACAAAATCAGTT GATTTCATGAACTTCATTCCTGACTATCCACACTTGGAATTTTCCCATGAGTGCAAG acgaAGAATGCCAATATTCTCGGGTTTTGTTGGACCAACTGGAATGAGATTGTATTTGTTACTGACCAGGGAATAGAATTTTATCAG GTGCTGCCTGATAAACGAACCCTGAAGCTTCTAAAGAGCCAGAGCATCAATGTAAACTGGTACATGTATTGCCCAGAGACAGCTGTTCTTCTCCTTTCCACCACTGTACAGGGTAATGTGCTACAGCCATTTGCTTTCAAG ACTGCGACCATGTCAAAGATGTCCAAGTTTGAGATTGAACTGCCAGCGGTGCCCAAACCAGCCAAACTCAGCCTCTCTGAACGTGACATCGCTGTGGCTACAAT TTATGATCAGCTGTATGTGATGTATCTGAAGCATCACTCCAGAACCACCAACAGTCCTGGAGCAGAGGTGGTCCTCTATCACCTGCCCAG AGAAGGCACATGTAGGAAGACTCATGTGCTCAAACTAAACACCACAGGCAAGTTTGCCCTTAATGTGGTGGATAATCTAGTTGTGGTGCACCATCAGAGCACACAG ACTTCACTCATTTATGATATAAAACTGAGGGAATTGGATGGTGCATTAAATGTGCATCAGCCTGTGCTTCCTGCTCGATCCATTAACCCCTACAAGATCCCTCACTCAG GACCTGCAGCTGCTCCAAGTCAAGTCCCGGTTCCCTGTGAACTTT ACTCATCTTCCTGGAGTGTTTTCCAACCAGATATCATCATCAGTGCAAGTGAAG GATATCTGTGGTACCTCCAGGTGAAGCTCCAGCCCACACTGAATCTCCTGCAGGATAAAGGCAAACTCATGGACTTCCTGTTGCGGAGACGAGACTGCAAAATGGTCATTTTGTCTGTATGCTCACAAA TGCTGACTGGAGGAGATAAAGGGAATCTGTCTGTAGTGGCCACAGTGTTTGATAAACTCAACCAAGTGTACAAAGAGTACCTGGATGCAGAACAAGCATATACTGCG GCTATGGAATCAGGGCCCAGTCGCTCCAGCACTTCTTACAAAAGACCCGTCCGGACGCAGGCGGTGGTAGACCAGTCAGACATGTACACACACGTGCTGTCTGACTTCACTGAGAAGAAG GGAGTGAAGCATAAGTTCATCATTGCAGTTCTCATGGAGTACATTCGCTCTCTTAACCAGTTTCAGATCCCCGTTCAG CACTATTTGTATGAGCTAGTCATCAAAACTCTGGTCCAGCACAACCTCTTCTACATGCTGCACCAGTTTCTTCAGTATCATGTCCTGAGCGACTCCAAACCACTG GCTTGTTTGCTGCTGTCTTTGGAGAGCACGTATCCACCTGCTCACCAGCTCTCTCTAGACATGCTCAAG aGGCTCTCCACCGCTAATGATGAGATCGTGGAGGTTCTTCTCTCCAAACAGCAAGTTTTAGGCGCTCTGCGTTTCATTCGAAGTGTCGGCGCCCACGATAACGTCTCCGCTCGGAAGTTTCTGGATGCCGCGCGGCAAACAAATGACACGATGTTGTTCTACACCATCTTCCGCTTCTTCGAGCAGAGGAATATGAGATTGCGTGGTAATCCTGGTTTTAACCAAG GAGAGCACTGTGAGGAGCATGTGGCCTACTTTAAGCAAGTGTTTGGAGACAACGCATTGATGAAACAAGCCACGGCTTGA
- the si:ch73-173p19.2 gene encoding V-type proton ATPase 116 kDa subunit a 1 isoform X1 produces the protein MSSLFRSEEMCLVQLFFQTESAHNCINELGYLGLVQFKDLNPGVTAFQRRFVKEVKKCEEMERILRYLEKEMVKSNIVIAATKEKEMAPCPRDVLELESTFEKLEQELREINCNHAALRQNLIELMDIDSLLRMTEDFFEEAESLLTCSEVPSEDSVSMTVSSHITSRRNSNSSTTGALHLSFIAGVIKQERFPAFEKVLWRLFHGNFVLRHAEIQTTEELQAVRGVVKKDVFIIFVQGDHVREKIRKVCEGFRASLYSCPKTLYERKQMSNRIMTQMEDLRMILRRTEEYRAGVLTRAAEHVQEWGSKVKKMKAIYYTLNLCNIDITQKLIVAEIWCPVSDLNLVQNALIKGSEQSGSTVTPVLNRIQTQQTPPTFNRTNTFTEGFQTIIDAYGVGTYQEINPAPYTIVTFPFLFAVMFGDCGHGLVMTLFAVWVISQAETLRMLKNELTDVVVGGRYIILLMGMFSIYTGLIYNDCFSKSFNIFGSSWCVRPMFYPHGPWQNETLHEHHHLQLNPFVPGVYSGHPYVFGIDPVWNIASNKLSFLNSFKMKMSVILGVNHMLFGLTLSLVNFVHFQKFQDIFLQFVPQLIFMLSLFGYLIFLILYKWCITLQSETAPSILLLFINMMLFDYQSGHKLLYGGQKAVQIFLVVTAVLMVPVLLLVKPFLIYRTRMKTRHQVSMGDIFVYQAIHTIEYCLGCISNTASYLRLWALSLAHAELSEVLWRMVLQVGLKISSGMGSFLLVLLFAAFAVLTVTILLVMEGLSAFLHALRLHWVEFQNKFYEGSGYKFTPLSFDSLLKTQQ, from the exons ATGAGTTCTTTATTTCGTAGTGAGGAGATGTGTCTCGTGCAGCTGTTTTTTCAAACTGAATCGGCTCACAATTGCATCAATGAACTCGGGTATCTTGGATTGGTTCAGTTTAAAGAT CTGAATCCTGGTGTAACAGCATTTCAAAGGCGATTTGTGAAGGAAGTGAAGAAATGTGAAGAAATGGAGAGAATTCTAA GGTATCTTGAGAAGGAGATGGTGAAATCTAACATTGTAATTGCTGCAACAAAGGAGAAGGAGATGGCTCCCTGTCCCAGAGATGTTCTGGAGCTTGAg TCCACGTTTGAGAAGTTGGAGCAGGAGCTGCGAGAAATCAACTGTAACCATGCTGCACTCAGACAGAACCTCATTGAGCTGATGGACATTGACTCTCTGCTGAGGATGACGGAAGACTTCTTTGAAGAG GCTGAGTCGCTACTAACCTGCTCTGAGGTTCCTTCTGAAGATTCCGTGTCTATGACCGTTTCATCACACATAACCAGCCGCAGAAACAGCAACTCCAGCACCACTGGAGCTCTACATTTAAG CTTTATTGCAGGTGTCATCAAACAAGAAAGGTTTCCTGCTTTTGAAAAGGTTCTTTGGCGCCTTTTTCATGGAAACTTCGTCCTTCGGCATGCAGAGATACAGACCACTGAGGAACTCCAAGCGGTG AGGGGAGTTGTGAAGAAGGACGTGTTCATTATATTTGTCCAGGGAGATCATGTGCGAGAAAAGATCAGAAAAGTGTGTGAAGG GTTTCGTGCCAGCTTGTACTCATGCCCCAAAACTCTGTATGAACGCAAGCAAATGAGCAACCGCATAATGACACAAATGGAAGATCTTCGAATG ATCCTGAGAAGAACTGAAGAATATCGTGCTGGTGTCTTGACCCGAGCAGCGGAGCATGTACAGGAGTGGGGCAGTAAAGTGAAGAAGATGAAGGCCATCTACTACACCCTCAATCTCTGCAACATTGACATCACGCAGAAGCTGATTGTGGCAGAGATCTGGTGTCCTGTGTCAGATCTCAATTTAGTTCAAAACGCCCTGATTAAGGGATCA GAGCAGAGTGGTTCCACTGTGACTCCAGTCCTGAACCGCATCCAAACCCAGCAAACTCCACCAACCTTCAACAGAACCAACACATTTACTGAGGGTTTCCAGACTATTATTGATGCCTATGGGGTCGGTACTTATCAGGAAATCAATCCAG CTCCATACACTATCGTAACCTTTCCCTTCCTGTTTGCGGTGATGTTTGGAGATTGTGGTCATGGACTGGTGATGACGCTATTCGCAGTCTGGGTCATTTCACAGGCTGAAACTTTACGAATGTTGAAAAATGAG CTTACAGATGTTGTAGTTGGGGGACGCTATATTATCCTGCTCATGGGAATGTTCTCTATCTACACTGGCCTGATTTACAACGACTGCTTCTCCAAGTCCTTCAACATCTTCGGCTCTTCCTGGTGTGTTCGTCCCATGTTTTATCCACATGGGCCTTGGCA AAATGAAACACTGCATGAGCATCACCATCTTCAGCTGAACCCATTTGTGCCCGGAGTTTATTCGGGACATCCATATGTGTTTGGAATTGACCCG GTTTGGAATATCGCATCAAATAAGCTGTCCTTTCTAAACTCCTTCAAGATGAAGATGTCGGTCATATTGGGAGTCAATCATATGCTCTTCGGACTCACCCTGAGCTTGGTAAACTTTGT GCATTTCCAAAAATTCCAGGACATTTTCCTTCAGTTTGTTCCGCAGCTGATCTTCATGCTGTCTCTGTTTGGATATCTGATCTTCCTCATCCTCTACAAATGGTGCATCACTCTACAGTCTGAAACGGCTCCCAGTATTCTGCTGCTCTTCATCAACATGATGCTGTTTGATTACCAGTCTGGGCATAAGCTTCTCTATGGAGGACAG AAAGCAGTTCAGATCTTCTTGGTTGTGACGGCGGTGCTCATGGTTCCTGTGCTGCTTCTGGTCAAACCCTTCCTCATCTACAGGACCCGAATGAAGACTAGACACCAG GTGAGTATGGGTGACATCTTTGTGTATCAGGCCATCCACACAATCGAGTACTGCCTGGGCTGCATCTCTAACACGGCCTCGTATCTTCGGCTCTGGGCGCTCAGTCTGGCTCACGCAG AGCTGTCGGAGGTGCTTTGGCGGATGGTTCTCCAGGTTGGTCTTAAGATCTCCTCTGGAATGGGTTCATTCCTGCtcgttttgctgtttgctgctTTCGCTGTTCTCACCGTGACTATTCTACTGGTTATGGAGGGCCTGTCTGCATTTCTCCACGCTTTACGACTGCACTG gGTTGAATTTCAGAACAAGTTTTACGAGGGATCCGGCTACAAGTTCACACCCTTGTCCTTTGACAGCCTGTTAAAAACACAGCAGTAA
- the si:ch73-173p19.2 gene encoding V-type proton ATPase 116 kDa subunit a 1 isoform X2 translates to MSSLFRSEEMCLVQLFFQTESAHNCINELGYLGLVQFKDLNPGVTAFQRRFVKEVKKCEEMERILRYLEKEMVKSNIVIAATKEKEMAPCPRDVLELESTFEKLEQELREINCNHAALRQNLIELMDIDSLLRMTEDFFEEAESLLTCSEVPSEDSVSMTVSSHITSRRNSNSSTTGALHLSFIAGVIKQERFPAFEKVLWRLFHGNFVLRHAEIQTTEELQARGVVKKDVFIIFVQGDHVREKIRKVCEGFRASLYSCPKTLYERKQMSNRIMTQMEDLRMILRRTEEYRAGVLTRAAEHVQEWGSKVKKMKAIYYTLNLCNIDITQKLIVAEIWCPVSDLNLVQNALIKGSEQSGSTVTPVLNRIQTQQTPPTFNRTNTFTEGFQTIIDAYGVGTYQEINPAPYTIVTFPFLFAVMFGDCGHGLVMTLFAVWVISQAETLRMLKNELTDVVVGGRYIILLMGMFSIYTGLIYNDCFSKSFNIFGSSWCVRPMFYPHGPWQNETLHEHHHLQLNPFVPGVYSGHPYVFGIDPVWNIASNKLSFLNSFKMKMSVILGVNHMLFGLTLSLVNFVHFQKFQDIFLQFVPQLIFMLSLFGYLIFLILYKWCITLQSETAPSILLLFINMMLFDYQSGHKLLYGGQKAVQIFLVVTAVLMVPVLLLVKPFLIYRTRMKTRHQVSMGDIFVYQAIHTIEYCLGCISNTASYLRLWALSLAHAELSEVLWRMVLQVGLKISSGMGSFLLVLLFAAFAVLTVTILLVMEGLSAFLHALRLHWVEFQNKFYEGSGYKFTPLSFDSLLKTQQ, encoded by the exons ATGAGTTCTTTATTTCGTAGTGAGGAGATGTGTCTCGTGCAGCTGTTTTTTCAAACTGAATCGGCTCACAATTGCATCAATGAACTCGGGTATCTTGGATTGGTTCAGTTTAAAGAT CTGAATCCTGGTGTAACAGCATTTCAAAGGCGATTTGTGAAGGAAGTGAAGAAATGTGAAGAAATGGAGAGAATTCTAA GGTATCTTGAGAAGGAGATGGTGAAATCTAACATTGTAATTGCTGCAACAAAGGAGAAGGAGATGGCTCCCTGTCCCAGAGATGTTCTGGAGCTTGAg TCCACGTTTGAGAAGTTGGAGCAGGAGCTGCGAGAAATCAACTGTAACCATGCTGCACTCAGACAGAACCTCATTGAGCTGATGGACATTGACTCTCTGCTGAGGATGACGGAAGACTTCTTTGAAGAG GCTGAGTCGCTACTAACCTGCTCTGAGGTTCCTTCTGAAGATTCCGTGTCTATGACCGTTTCATCACACATAACCAGCCGCAGAAACAGCAACTCCAGCACCACTGGAGCTCTACATTTAAG CTTTATTGCAGGTGTCATCAAACAAGAAAGGTTTCCTGCTTTTGAAAAGGTTCTTTGGCGCCTTTTTCATGGAAACTTCGTCCTTCGGCATGCAGAGATACAGACCACTGAGGAACTCCAAGCG AGGGGAGTTGTGAAGAAGGACGTGTTCATTATATTTGTCCAGGGAGATCATGTGCGAGAAAAGATCAGAAAAGTGTGTGAAGG GTTTCGTGCCAGCTTGTACTCATGCCCCAAAACTCTGTATGAACGCAAGCAAATGAGCAACCGCATAATGACACAAATGGAAGATCTTCGAATG ATCCTGAGAAGAACTGAAGAATATCGTGCTGGTGTCTTGACCCGAGCAGCGGAGCATGTACAGGAGTGGGGCAGTAAAGTGAAGAAGATGAAGGCCATCTACTACACCCTCAATCTCTGCAACATTGACATCACGCAGAAGCTGATTGTGGCAGAGATCTGGTGTCCTGTGTCAGATCTCAATTTAGTTCAAAACGCCCTGATTAAGGGATCA GAGCAGAGTGGTTCCACTGTGACTCCAGTCCTGAACCGCATCCAAACCCAGCAAACTCCACCAACCTTCAACAGAACCAACACATTTACTGAGGGTTTCCAGACTATTATTGATGCCTATGGGGTCGGTACTTATCAGGAAATCAATCCAG CTCCATACACTATCGTAACCTTTCCCTTCCTGTTTGCGGTGATGTTTGGAGATTGTGGTCATGGACTGGTGATGACGCTATTCGCAGTCTGGGTCATTTCACAGGCTGAAACTTTACGAATGTTGAAAAATGAG CTTACAGATGTTGTAGTTGGGGGACGCTATATTATCCTGCTCATGGGAATGTTCTCTATCTACACTGGCCTGATTTACAACGACTGCTTCTCCAAGTCCTTCAACATCTTCGGCTCTTCCTGGTGTGTTCGTCCCATGTTTTATCCACATGGGCCTTGGCA AAATGAAACACTGCATGAGCATCACCATCTTCAGCTGAACCCATTTGTGCCCGGAGTTTATTCGGGACATCCATATGTGTTTGGAATTGACCCG GTTTGGAATATCGCATCAAATAAGCTGTCCTTTCTAAACTCCTTCAAGATGAAGATGTCGGTCATATTGGGAGTCAATCATATGCTCTTCGGACTCACCCTGAGCTTGGTAAACTTTGT GCATTTCCAAAAATTCCAGGACATTTTCCTTCAGTTTGTTCCGCAGCTGATCTTCATGCTGTCTCTGTTTGGATATCTGATCTTCCTCATCCTCTACAAATGGTGCATCACTCTACAGTCTGAAACGGCTCCCAGTATTCTGCTGCTCTTCATCAACATGATGCTGTTTGATTACCAGTCTGGGCATAAGCTTCTCTATGGAGGACAG AAAGCAGTTCAGATCTTCTTGGTTGTGACGGCGGTGCTCATGGTTCCTGTGCTGCTTCTGGTCAAACCCTTCCTCATCTACAGGACCCGAATGAAGACTAGACACCAG GTGAGTATGGGTGACATCTTTGTGTATCAGGCCATCCACACAATCGAGTACTGCCTGGGCTGCATCTCTAACACGGCCTCGTATCTTCGGCTCTGGGCGCTCAGTCTGGCTCACGCAG AGCTGTCGGAGGTGCTTTGGCGGATGGTTCTCCAGGTTGGTCTTAAGATCTCCTCTGGAATGGGTTCATTCCTGCtcgttttgctgtttgctgctTTCGCTGTTCTCACCGTGACTATTCTACTGGTTATGGAGGGCCTGTCTGCATTTCTCCACGCTTTACGACTGCACTG gGTTGAATTTCAGAACAAGTTTTACGAGGGATCCGGCTACAAGTTCACACCCTTGTCCTTTGACAGCCTGTTAAAAACACAGCAGTAA